In Dehalococcoidia bacterium, the sequence GCCCTGCACGTACGCCTGCACCAGCGGGTCGGCGCGGTAGTCGAGCGCGGCGGGCAGGCCGGCCAGCTCGTGCACGCGGTTCACCAGCAGCTTGTTCAACCGCACGGTGCTCTGCTTGAGCGCGATGATCTTCCTCGCCATCTGCTCGGCCTCGGCCAGCAGCCGCTCGGCCGGCACCACGCGGTTGACCAGGCCGAGCCGCCGCGCCTCGTACGCGTCATACATCTCACCGAGCAGCAGCAGTTCCTTCGCCTGCTTCGGACCGGTAAGGAAGGGCGAGATCAGGATCGGCGGGCCGAAGCCGTGGCGGATCTGGATCTCGCCGAACTTCGCGTCGGCGGCCGCGATCGTCAGGTCGCAGATGCCGGCCAGCTCGCAGCCCTGGCCGACGGCGTGTCCCTGCACGGCGGCGATCACCGGCTTGGGCAGGCGCCAGATCGCCATGCAGATCTCCATGGCGCCGGGTGAAGGCAGGCCGTCTTCCGACGGCGTGGACTGGATATCGCCGCCGGCACAGAAGGAGCGGCCGGCGCCGTGCAGGATGACGACCTTGACCGCATCCTCGCGCTCCGCCCACTCCAGCGCGGCCATCAGCCGGCGGCGCAGCGACCAGTCGATCGCGTTGAGCACAACGGGGCGGTTGAGCGTTACCCAGCCGATGCCGTCTTGTTCGCGGAAGAGCACATCGTCGGCTGAAGGCGGCGGCACCGGGATGCCGTCTGGGGTCATGCGCATGGTCGCTCTCCTGCGACTGGCCTCCAGCGTGCGGCGGGGTGGTAGGCCGTCTGCTTGCAGGGTGACGGAAAGCGCTACGAGGGGGAAGGGCCGAGGCGGGCCGGCTGCTGTCGTAGCCGAGCGGCGTGCGCTGTCCAGGCTCGCCGATCCAGGGCCGGCTGCGTGCAGGTCGCGTCATGTCGGAGTCCATCGGCTTCACCGCTGCTTGTGTGAACATTGCATTAAACGTGCAAATAGCCGGCCGGCGGTATCGTGCTACGGGGTAGGCGCGGGCGATAATAGTGGTGGCGCAAGCCGCGCCGACCCGTCGCGGCGGTCATCAGTCCCGAGAGAGGCACGTCATGGCGCTGAACAAGTTCTTTGTGGAGTACGACGAGGACGCGGGGCAGCTCGGTCTGCAAGACGCGGAAGTCGGTCCGCTGGGTTATGCCTACGACTACCAGGATGCCTACCGCCGCGCCAAGCAGCTCGTGCGCGACGTCAACGTTGTGCGCGTGCGCGTGGTGCGCCGCGCCAAAGGCAAGCCGGAAGAGATCGTGGCCGAGGTCACGGACTAACGGGCACCGGGCCCGTGGCGGTGGACCAGTGTGCGCCACACCGCGACCGTGTCGACCATTGCATACTGACGGAAGCCCGGCTGCACGCCGGGCTTTCGCTGTGTTTGGCGCCCTACCGAGCCGGCGTCTTGGCACCGTGACCTGGTTCGCGGCGCCCCCTGGCGCTGGGCTGAGCGCGCTAGATCCTAGCTCAAGGATGATCGCGTGCGCACGGTACAGTTCATCAATCTCACCCGCGGCACCACCATGGGGCGCGAGATCGGCGTGGCCAACAACCCCTGGACGCGCTTTGTGGGGCTGATGGGCAAGGGCAGCCTGGCGGAGGGCCGCGGCCTGCACATCGCGCCGTGCTCGTCGGTGCACATGTTCTTCATGCGCATCGCGCTGGATGTGGTCTACCTGGATGCGGGCATGCGCGTGGTCAAGACGGCGCCGAACCTGAAGCCGTGGCGGATCTCCTTCGGCGCGAAGGGCGCGAAGTCGGTGCTGGAGCTGCCAGTGGGCACGATCCGGCGCTCGCGTACCGAGCCCGGCGACCAGCTTGGCTCCGGCTCGCTGGCGCAGTAGCGCCGCTGGCCCCCATCCCCCGGTTCATCCCTTGGCCCCCAATCCCAGGGGAAGGGGAGATCTACCGCGGGAGGGTTGGGGCTGAAGGCGCGGCGTAGAGCCCCCCTCTCCCAGGATTGGGAGAGGGGCGGGGGGTGAGGGCACACGTGGCTCAGGCGCGACGCAGCGCGAGCGCGGCCGTTGCCGCGGAGGCGCCGGCACGGCGCCCGAAGACGGCGCCGGACATCAGCCCCGCGCCGCCGGGATAGTTGTGATAAAAAAGGCCGCCCACCAACTCGCCGCAGGCGTAGAGGCCGGGCAAGGGCCGGTCCTCCGTGTCCAGCGCCTGCGCCGTTGCCGAGTCGATGCGCAGGCCGCCGAAGGTGAAGGTGATGCCGCAGGTGACGGCGAAGCCGGTGTAGGGCGGCGAATCGAGCCGCTGCGCCCAGTTGCTCTTCGGCGGCGCAATGCCGCGCGTGCCTTTGCCGTCGAGCACGGCGGGGTTAAAGGCGCCATCCTGCACGGCGGCGTTGTACTCGTCCACGGTGCGCTCCAGCCCCTCGCGCTCGATGCCCAGCGCCTCGGCCAGGCCGCCGATCGTGTCCGACGTCGCCTTGGTCGCGCGGGCGATGCGGTACTCATCGCGCAGGATGTCCATCACCTTGCCGTCGAAGAGTTGGAAAGCGGTCCGCTGCGGCTGGCCGAGGATGGCGCGGCCGTACTTCACATAGGTGTAGTTGCGGAAGTCGGCGCCCTCGTCCACGAAGCGCCTGCCGTCGAGATTGACGATGATGCCCAGCGGGTAGCTGTGCTTCTGGAAGAGATCGCCGACCTTCAGGTCGCCGAAGGGCGGCGCGTTCAGATCCCAGGCGACGGAATGGCAGCCGGACCAGTGGCCGAAGGGCTGCGCCCCCGCCTCGAGCGCCATGCGGATCGCGTCGCCGGTGTTGTAGCGGGTGCCGCGCACCTTGGCCAGCTCCCAGCCCTGACCCAGATAGCGCGTGCGCCACTCCGGGTTCGCCTCGAAGCCGCCGGCGCCCAGCACCACGGCGCCCGCCGCGATCTCCTCGCTGCCATCCGGCCCGAAGACGCGCAGGCCGGTGATGCGGCCCTGCCGGTCCTGCAGCAAGCCGGTGGCCTTCGTGCCGTAGCGAACCGCCACGCCGGTCTGCTCGCAGAGGCCGAACTCCTGGTCGGAAAGCCCCTGACCGCCGCCGACCGCCTCCATCACCAGGCCGCCCCAGAAGCGCAGCTTGCCTTCGACCCGGTACGCCTGGCGGCCGTACATCAGCACCCAGCGCACGCCCGTCTGCTGCAGCCAGCGCACGGTGGCCTGGCTCTCGTTCACCAGCGTTTCAACCAGGCCCGGATCGGCCAGCCCCTCGGTGACGCGCATCAGGTCGTCGTAGTACTGGGCGCGGGGATAGCTGCCGACCTCGATGCCGGCGGTCTCGTCGTCGGAAAGGTCGGGCAGCAGCGGGCGAAGCTGCTCGAAGCCGTCGTAGGCGAAGCGGAAGCCGCCGGCGGTGAAGGCGGTGTTGCCGCCGCGCAGGTGGCGCGGCGCCTTCTCCAGCACCAGGACGTTGGCGCCGTGCTCGCGCGCGGAGAGCGCCGCGCACAGCGCCGCGTTGCCGGCGCCGACAACGATCACGTCGTAGCCCTGGCCCTGTTCCGCCTGAGACACGGTCGCCTGCGCCGAAGTCATCGCTTCCGCCTCCGCGCGGCATGTTGCCGCCGCCCCCAGCTTAGCGCGATGCATGCCATGTCGCAGCGCCGCGTGCCGCGATTCGGCGCTTCAGGCAGATCCGGCAAGAGACCGCTCAGCCCGCGTCGCGCCGCGCGGCCAGCACCATGCCTTCGGAGCGGGCGCCGTAGGGCAGCGCTTCGTCGTAGGCGCACCAGGCGCCGGCCAGGCGCAGATCGGCGCGCGCCAGCAGCGCCGCGGCCTCGTCCAGGCAATAGTGCCGCCGCCGACGTACAAACCGCTCCACGCGGCCATCCGCGTGCCGATGCATGCGCACGCTGGTGCCGGTGCCCGTCGCCGCATCGAAGGTGATCGTCTCTTCGATCGTCTCATCGTTCTCGCGGCGCGTGGCCGCCTGGCAGGGCGGGAGCACGGGCGGGCAGTCCGTGGTGCCGAAGAGCAGCGCGCCGCCGGGCCGCAGCGCCGCGGCGACGCGCTGCAGAGCCGCGAGATTTTCCGCCTCCGTCTCGCCGGAGAGCAGGCAGTCGTCGTAGAAGGCGCAGACCGCATCGAAGCGGCCGAGGTCGGGCAGCCGGCGCACGCTGCCCTGCACGAAGGCGACGGCCAGGCCGGCCGCGGCGGCGCGTTCGCGTCCCAACGCCACGAGGTCCGGCGAGAGATCGAAGGCGGTGACATCGTAGCCGCGCCGCGCCAGCTCCACGCTGGTGCGGCCCCAGCCCGCGGCGAGGTCGAGCACGCGCAAGCCCGTCCGCAGGCCGAGCACGCGCTCGGCGAAGTCGATATCCGGCGCCGGCTCGTGGCAGACGCCGGCCTGGCCGCCGGCGCGTAGCCGCCGCGCCCAGCGCCGCGTGAGCGCGAGGTACCAGGCTTCGTTGGCGGTGTACTGCTCAGACGCGCAATGAGGATCCAGGCCGCTGCCTCAGACGCCGCGCACGTATGGCCGTGCGGCGGGCATGCGTGGGCCGGCGCCGCGGCCCGACGTGCTCCACCGTACGGCTTGCCGCGCAGTTGGCGCCAGCCGGCAAACGATCATTGAGCGTGTGAGCAGACCGGGTGTGAGGGGACACTCGCCCGGGCGCCGCGGCCTCAGCGTGCGGCGAGGCGATCCACCGCCTCGACCAGATGTTCGAGCTCGAACGGCTTGCTGAGCACGGCGTCGGCGCTGCCGGCTGTCTCGCGCTCCAGGCCCGGCATCGCGCTGAGCAGCATCACCCGCGTATCGAGGTGCAGGGCATCGACGCGCCGCAGCAGCTCCCGGCCGTCCATGCCGGGCAGGCGCACGTCGAGCAGCAACACGTCCGGCGCCTGCTCGCCCACGCGGTCCAGCGCCTGCTGGCCGTTGCCGGCGGTGGTTACCCGGTGCCCTTCGAGCTCGAGCACCAGCTGCACGAGCCGGCGGATGGTTGGCTCGTCGTCGACGATCAGTACGTTCGCCATGCACGTTCTCCGGCGGTGGCTCCGCCCGCCACCGGCGCTTTGGCGCATCGTACCGGCGCTTCATTAGAGGACGGTTAGGAGAGGACGGCTAGGAACGGATGACGGTTCGCAGAAGCCGGCCGCTGCCGCGCGGGATGGACGTGCCGGGCCGAGAACCGGCGCTCGCCGATCTCGGCCCCGGCACATCCGCCGCTGCTCGGCTGCCCGCGGCGATCAGCCGCCGTACTTGACGCCGACCTCGTCCAGTGTCAGCAGCTTCGCCTCGTGCTTGAGGCCGGCGTTGGTGACCTCGCCCACCATGCAGCTATGGTCGCCGCTGTCCACTTCGCCGACGATGCGGCCCTCGACCCAGGCGGGGGCGCTGCTGATGATCGGGGCGCCGGTCTCGGCCGTCTCGAACGGCTGGCCGCTGATCGCGTTGCCCTCGACCTTGGCCGGGCGGAAGAAGGCGAAGGCCACGTCCTTCTGCCCGCTTTCCAAAAACGAGAGGGCGAAGGTCTTGGCGCTCTTGAGCTGGCTGTAGAGGTGGCTGTCCTTCTTCACGCCCATCGCGACGAGGGGCGGCTTGAAGGAGCACTGCGTCACCCAGTTGACGGTGCCGGCGTTGAGATCGTCGCCGTCCTTCACACCCAGCACGTACAGCCCGTAGGGGATCATCAGCAGCGTGGTCTTCTTCGCGGCCTCGGCGCGCTCGTCCATCTCTCGTCTCCTCGCCGCGGTGCGGCATGTGGTTTTGCATCCGCAGGCGAGTATAGCGCGGCGGTGGCAATCACGGCGTCGCCCGCGCGGTCGAGCGCGCACTGCTCGCCTCAATCAACAGAGCGTCCCACTCGGGCCGCAGGGGTCGCACGCCGAGATCGCGGATCAGCAGCCGGAGGACTTCCGCGCTGCTCACCCAGCCCGTTGGAATCTGTGCCGTGGCGAATGACGGACGGCGCAGCAACGCCGAGCCGAGGTGCAGATGCGGAGAGGCGGAATTCGGCACGTCGGGATGCAGATGAAAGGCCAGGAACTCGCTGCGCGCATCCGGTGAGCGCAAGGCGTAGTCATAGCCGGTAAGCTGCACGCGCCAACGTGCCGATACGTGTGCCTCACGCTGCTCGACGAACGTGTACCACTCACGCGCCTCCAGAGCCAGCGCCGGCGATGTGCCGGGCAGAGAGACCTGATCACCGCGGGCGAGCACCAACAGCGCCGGCTCGCTCGACGGATGATAGCCGCCAGGTCGCACGACCTCGCGCATCACGCACGAAAAGGCACGCTGCAAGGTTGCAGCATACGCAGCAATCGCCCCGGCCGGCGTCCTACCGAACAAGGGGCAGGAGCATGTAGACGCTGATGATCGCCGGCGTGTCCGGATTCTCGAACTCGCCCGCATCCCACTTGCGAATGAACTCGGCAGCGCTCAGGCCCGGGTTCTTCTGCGCCTGCTCTTCAAGGATCTGCCAGCCCTCTTCACGCGAAATGAACTCCGGCTTCGGCTTCGCCGGCCGTGCCTTACTCGATCGCGTCCTGGTCGTCATCGCTGCCCTCGGCGCGGCGCCGCGTCGCGTCCGCATCCATCTTCGCACACGCTGGGTCGGTGCCGTATTCGCCGGCGTCCTGATCGCGGCCTCTTGCCTCAGCGCCCGCGCAGCCGCGGGTCCAGCTCGTCGCGCAGGGCATCGCCCGCGAGGTTAAAGCCAAGCACTGCGACCGTGATCGCGGCGCCAGAGAACAGCGACTCCCACGGATGCAGGTCGAGCCCGTTCCGTCCGGCCTCGACCATCTTGCCCCATGTAGTCACGCCTTGCGGGCCAAGTCCAAGGAACGAGAGCGCGGCTTCGGCGAGGATGTAGGCGCCGATACCGATGGAGAACAGGATCAGGACCACCGCAACCACGTTCGGCAGCACGTGCTGCAGCATCAGGCGAATGTCGGCGGCGCCGCACGAGCGGGCGGCTTCGATGAAGGGCTGTTGCCTGATGCTGAGCACGGCCGAGCGCACCACACGCACCGAAGTCGCCCAGCCGAGGAAGCCGAGCGCCGCGATCGTCACCCACAGAGGCGGAGTCTTGAACACCTGGACGATGAGCAAGAGCAGCACCAGCGCTGGAAACGCCTGCACGCCGTCCACGACGCGCTGGAAGATCAGGTCAACCAGTCCGCCGAAGTAGCCGGAAATGACACCACAGACCGTGCCCGTCGTGACCGCGATTAGCGAGGCGAAGATCCCGATCAGCGCCGCAAGCCGGGCGCCAACAATGATACGTGCGTAGATATCGCGTCCGAACGCGTCCGTACCGAGCCAGTGCTTGCCATTGGGCGACTGGAAGCGCTCCGTCACGAACTCCGACACGTCGTTTGCGTTCTTCCCCGCCTGCAACTGGGCGAGCACGTTGCCGCTGCCGCTCGGCGCGGCCTGATAGTTTGGATTGCGCACGACGAACTGACGATTGTCATCGTACCGTTGCAGGAGCGGGGAAAGGATCGCGGCAACCAGCACCACGATCACGAGCACGACGCCGAATGCGCCCAACTTCCGTTTACGCATGAAGCGCGCGGTTCGAACCACCGCACGGCGACCAGCCGGTAGGTCACGCACCGAAGCGGGGATGAACTCTGGTAAGGCCGCGGCCGCTTCTGCTCTCGCCATGGCCACCCTTCCCATCCCTCCGTCCGCGCCGCCAACATTCGCTGGAGCTACGTATAGCGGATGCGCGGATCGAACCAGGCGTACATAATGTCAACCAGCAGGTTCACTGTCACCACAACGAATGCGATAATGATCACCGTGCCCTGAAACGGTGGATAGTCGCGATTCGTGATGGTATAGAGCAGATAGTTGCCAACGCCGCGAATGCCAAACATGTTTTCGAGGATGATCTGACCGCCGATAATGCTCGACACGGTCAGGCCCATGACGGTCAGCACCGGGATCATGGCGTTTTTCAGGGCGTGACGCAGGATTACGCCGTTCGGAGCGATCCCCTTAGCGCGGGCCGTACGCACGTAATCCATGCGCAGCACTTCGAGCATCTGCGAGCGGAGCAGGCGCATGACGCCGGCACCGCCGGCGATGCCGCCCGCGATCGCCGGGATCAGATACTTGAAGAACGCGGCCTTCGGGTCGGTCCAGAAGTGCGGGCTCTTGACGATCTCGATCGTGAACAGGTGGTACTTGAGCGTAACGAACGTCATCACGATCGCGATGAAGAACACGGGCGTGGCTACCGAGAGAATCGAAAAACTGCGCAGCACATAGTCTGCCCAGGTATCCTGTCTCACGGCGCTGATGATACCCACCGGAATCGCCACACCAAACGACAGCAGCGCGATCAGCGTGCCCAGCTCAAGCGTGAACGGGACGCGCTCACCCAGTTCCGTCCAGGTCGTGCGCCGCGTCTCGAAGGACTTGCCCAGATTGCCCCGAGCGAGTTGGCCAAGGTAGGTAAAGTACTGTTGCCATTTCGGCTGATCAAGACCGAGCTCGTGCCTCGCTTGCTTGATCGCTACCGGGTTGTTGGCACTCAGCTCCAGGTTGGCTCCGAGCCGCTCGTTCACGTAGTCGCCTTTCAGCAGGCGCACGGCGAAGAATACGAGCGTGGCAACGATCCAGAGCACCAGGAGGTTCAGCAGCAGCCGACGAGCGATGTATCGACCCACGGTCCGCCTCGCACACTCGTACAGATGTCCTGCTGCCGGGCGAGGCCGGGAGGAGGGTCTCCTCCTCCCAGACGAGCATGTCCCTACAGCGATGCTGGCGGACGCCCCTGATACGACGGATCCTTAGTATCGATCCAGTTGTATCTGGCCAGCAGGTGGCCCGCGAAGATGTTGTAGCCGGCGCCCGGCTTGCCGGCACTGGCCTGCGCCTTTAGCAGCGGGTGGTAGTAGCTCCAGTAGGCGGTGCGGCTGATGTAGTTGTACAGCGTGATGTTGCCGAACATGGCGTTGGCCATGATCACGTCCTGGATCGAGCGTACGGCCGCAACCGCTTGCTTCAGATCGACGAGCGTGGCCGCCTTGTCGATCTGGTCGTCGAGGTTCGGATCGCCCGGCAACAGCCCCACCTTGTTGTAATTCGTGCTGCCTTTGGTGTGGTAGGAGTTGCGCAGATCATTGCGCGGATCAGGTGAGTTGACCTGGCCGATCCAGCCGAACCAGTGCGGGAACTTGCCGTTGCCCAGGTTGGGGATAATGTCCTTGTTGTAATCGCTCTGGCTCGATTTGAATTGCGAGACGCCGAGATTGTCGTTGAGCATCTTGGTGATGATCTGCGGCGTGTCGGGCCAGTTGGCCAGCCAGGTCACCGGCACGGTGATGTCCACGTCGCCGAGCCCCGGTCCGCCGCCGGCATTCCACAGGTCGCGCGCCTCCTTGAGCTCCTGGTTGCGGTCGCTGCGGTAGCCAGGCAGCTTGCCCAGCTCTTCCGGCGGGATGGCGAAGCCTTCCTGGATCCAGGTTACGATGCCGCTGTTCTGGCCGAGGCCCTGGTGGAAGGTCTGGATCAGCTTCTGGCGGTCGGCCGCCTGATTCATTGCTTTGACCAGGCGAACGTCCTTGAACTGTGTGTTCCGATTGATAATCAGCGCAACCGTATTGCCCACGCCGGTCAAGACCTCGGTCATCGCGCCCTTGTTCTGATCGATCACGGCCTTGGTCTGGCTCGGATCGGGGCTTCCCCAGCTCTCGACCTGCTTCTGGAGGAACGCCGCACGGTAGGCGACGGGATCCTCGAAGATGAGCGGGGCGACCCAGCCATCGAGCAAGGGCTCGTTCGGCTTGAAGTAGTCGGGATTGCGCTTGAACTTCACCTCCTGGCCGGCGCGGAGCTGCACACAGATGAATGGCCCCGTGCCAACCATCGCTTCCTCGGTCAGCGTGCGGTGCGTCGCCTCGAACTTCTCGGTCGTCTCCTTGTTTGGGAGGGTGCTGAAGTATGCCGCGAGGCGGTCGAGGAATGTGCCGTTGGGCGCGGCCAGCGTGAGCTTCACGGTGAAGTCGTCTGGCGTCTCGAGTTTGCTGATCGTCTTGTAAAAGACCTGGCGCGTGAAACCGCCGTCACTGCCGTCGAGCAGCTTGCCGTTCGCCTGGCGCTCGATGTGCCAGCGCACGTCCGCGCTGGTAAACGGCCGGCTGATCGGCGCCTGCCACTTCACGTTCTTACGCAGGCTGAAGATGTAGGTGGCGGCGTCCGGCGCCTCGAACTTCTCCGACAGGTCCGGCTCGAGCGTGCCCTGGTCCGGGTTCGAGTACATCACCAGCTTGTTGTAGAGATAGTTCGAGGTCCACAGCGTTGGGTCGCCGAGCGCCCGGTGCACATCGGTCGAGTCGAAGACGTTCGGAATCTGCGCCCGCAGGATGCCGCCCTTCTGACCCACGGGGGTAGCCGGCACCGCGCCGGCCGTCGGGCTGGCGGACTGTGTTGCTGAGGCGGCGGCCGTCGCGCCGCTGCTCGCCGCGGTCGGTGCAGAGGCAGCCGCCGTTGTGGCCGCCTTCGTCGCAACGGCGGCCGTTTTGTTGTTGCCGCCTCCACACGCTGCAAGGAGTGCCGCTGCAGCCGCCGAGGACGCGCCTGCAGCCATGAGCCGGCGGCGGCGAAGGGGCCGGCTCCAATACCCGGACAGGCCCTGCGACATACCCTCACTCCTCCCTTTGCGACCGATCCGGCAGAGCAAGAACTCTGCGGCGCGCAAGGCCGGGCGCACAAGAGCCGGCCTTGCGGCGCAGTATAGGCGCGTCAGGATCCGAAGTAAACCATTCTCTTCGCCATCCGTATAGAGACAGCGTGGCTGAGGGATCCATCGCTCTTGATGGCGCGCTGTCGTGGAGGGACGCTTCAGACTTGCTCATGACCTGATTGAACAGGCGGTGGCCGGGATCGCCCAGGGCCGGCCCTCACTTTCTCTCACTTGCCCCTCGCCCAATCCTGGGCGAGGGGCGATCGGGCGTCCAGCGTTCCAACCTTTTATCGGCTAACCCGACGTCGTCCGAGCCGTACTCCGCCCGATCGCCCCTTCTCCCAGGATTGGGAGAAGGGGGACGGGGGTTGAGGGCCGAGCGCGCCGCCTGCCGCTAGCTCGCCGCGGCGAAGTCCTTGACGTGCAGCTCGGGGGCGCCGCTGCGGCCGGGGCGGATGCTGAACAGCGCGTCGAGACGGTCGCCGGGGCGCGGCGCGGCCTCGGCCAGGCCGAAGGCGATGCCCCGCCAGACCACGCCGTTGCTGCGCAGGCGCAGTTGCAGGTGCGTGCGGTCGGCGCCCACCGCGCGGCGATCGAGCACCTCCAGCCCGCGGGCAAGGAACTGCGGCTCCGGGTTGCCCAGACCGAACGGCTCCAGGAAGGGAAACCACTGCAGCTCGCGCTTGCCGAAGCCGCCCAGGTCGATCTCGTCGTCGTATTCGAGGGTCGGCGTCAGATCCTGCCCGTCGAGCTGGGCGTGCGCCTGCTCCACCAGCGCCTCGCGCAGCGCCGGCACGTTTTCGCTGGGCGCGGTGAAGCCGCCCGCCTGGCGATGGCCGCCGAAGCGCGTCATCAGCGGCGCCGCGGCGTACAGCGCCTCCACGATGTTGAAGGCGGGGATGCTGCGGGCGCTGCCGCGGCAGCACTCGCCCAGCTGCTGATAGACCACGGCCGGGCGGTGATAGGTATCCGCCAGCCGGCTGGCCACCAGGCCGACGATCCCCTGCTGAATCTTCGCGTGGCCGACCATCAGCAGCGGCGCCTCCGGGTCTTCGTGCTCGATCAGCGTGCGCGAAACCTCGACCGCCTGCAGCGTCTGCTTCTGCCGCTCGACGTTGTGCGCATGGAGCTTCGCCGCCAGCTCGCGCGCCCGCGCCTCGTCGTGCGTGGACAGCAACTCATAGGCCAGGTTCGCGTGCGCGACGCGGCCGGCAGCGTTCAGCCGCGGGCCGAGTTGGAAGCCGAGCGTCCACGCCGTCGCCTTCGCCAGGTCGGCGCCGGCTGCCTCGGCCAGGGCCACGATCCCCGGGCGCGACGTGCGTTGCAGCGCCTTCAGCCCCTGCCGCACCAGCGCGCGGTTCTCGCCCACCAGCGGCGCCATGTCGCACACGGTGGAGAGCGCCACCAGGTCGAGATACCGCTCGGGCGCGAAGGGGCGGCCCAACCGTTCCGCCAGCGCGCCCAGCAGCTTGAAGGCGATGCCGCCGGCCGAGAGCTCGGCGCAGGGATAGACCGAATCGCTGAACTTCGGGTCCACCAGCGCCACGGCGTCTGGCAGGCGTCCGGGGATGCTGTGGTGATCGACGACGATCACGTCGAGGCCGATCTCGTTGGCGTGATCGACCTCGCGGTCGGCATTGATGCCGCAGTCGGCGGTGAGCACGAGCGAGACGCCGCGCCGGCGCAGCTCCGAGAGTGCGGCGCTGTTGACGCCGTACCCCTCGCTGAAGCGATCGGGCAGGTAGGGGATAATGTTGCCGCCGAGCGAGGCGATCCCTTCGACCAGGATCGCGGTGGCCGTGACGCCG encodes:
- the recJ gene encoding single-stranded-DNA-specific exonuclease RecJ; the encoded protein is MTATATGKRWLQRAPAAATCDLGGVPPAIARLLAARGLSAAPAAEAFLRGALEREHDPLLLPNIEPALARIEHAMRDGEQIAVFGDFDVDGVTATAILVEGIASLGGNIIPYLPDRFSEGYGVNSAALSELRRRGVSLVLTADCGINADREVDHANEIGLDVIVVDHHSIPGRLPDAVALVDPKFSDSVYPCAELSAGGIAFKLLGALAERLGRPFAPERYLDLVALSTVCDMAPLVGENRALVRQGLKALQRTSRPGIVALAEAAGADLAKATAWTLGFQLGPRLNAAGRVAHANLAYELLSTHDEARARELAAKLHAHNVERQKQTLQAVEVSRTLIEHEDPEAPLLMVGHAKIQQGIVGLVASRLADTYHRPAVVYQQLGECCRGSARSIPAFNIVEALYAAAPLMTRFGGHRQAGGFTAPSENVPALREALVEQAHAQLDGQDLTPTLEYDDEIDLGGFGKRELQWFPFLEPFGLGNPEPQFLARGLEVLDRRAVGADRTHLQLRLRSNGVVWRGIAFGLAEAAPRPGDRLDALFSIRPGRSGAPELHVKDFAAAS